A window from Vibrio cortegadensis encodes these proteins:
- a CDS encoding TadE/TadG family type IV pilus assembly protein: MRTITSSNKKVQKQKGLVLVMVTMAMLVFVAIAALSIDINHLMVNKTRLQNAVDSAALSAAVLIDSDSSIADATAAANTTFTNMAGAVGNSEMDMSTANVSVTYSNDPQTFPDSSFDSSLDVYVRVEVTSLDMDEFFIQAFGLQKTVSASAVAGPSSASIKACNIVPMSVCSGGGTSTDGYERGELYMLKLASTSQGTMGPGNYQLLDFGSGASTIRSALAGGYDGCITIGENIDTKPGGNVGPVGQGINSRFGVYSGGGLSSSDYPTDIYVKEPSTLATADNSGNITYNDTSGAGGDPWGYSDYMASTPDCSGESNCRIGSGGVADRRILPVPVVDCSTASGGTSNVKVTAIGCFFLLQQAPTNNGSHEGVFGEFIEDCTVDHSNSGPTPEDEGPYRIQLYKDPLSTES; encoded by the coding sequence ATGAGAACGATAACGAGCAGTAACAAGAAAGTGCAAAAGCAGAAAGGCTTAGTTTTAGTCATGGTGACGATGGCTATGTTGGTCTTTGTCGCGATTGCTGCACTTTCGATTGATATCAACCATCTCATGGTAAATAAGACACGACTCCAAAATGCAGTGGACTCAGCGGCTCTTTCCGCGGCGGTTTTAATTGATAGTGACAGCAGTATCGCCGATGCAACGGCAGCGGCAAACACCACATTCACCAATATGGCAGGCGCGGTGGGTAACAGTGAGATGGATATGTCGACAGCCAATGTATCGGTGACCTATTCAAATGACCCGCAGACTTTTCCAGATTCTAGCTTTGATAGTTCGTTAGATGTGTATGTGCGAGTAGAAGTAACGAGCTTGGATATGGACGAGTTTTTTATTCAAGCATTCGGGCTTCAAAAAACGGTATCCGCGAGTGCTGTTGCAGGGCCAAGCTCTGCATCGATAAAAGCGTGTAACATCGTTCCTATGTCAGTGTGCTCTGGTGGCGGAACTTCTACCGATGGTTATGAGCGAGGTGAGCTATATATGCTTAAACTTGCGAGTACAAGTCAAGGAACGATGGGACCCGGAAACTATCAACTCCTCGATTTTGGTTCTGGTGCTAGTACCATTCGATCTGCATTGGCTGGTGGGTATGACGGGTGCATTACGATTGGTGAAAATATAGATACAAAACCTGGAGGCAATGTAGGGCCTGTTGGTCAAGGGATCAATTCTCGATTTGGTGTTTATAGTGGCGGTGGATTGTCTTCATCGGATTACCCTACAGATATTTATGTCAAAGAGCCATCAACGTTAGCGACAGCCGACAACAGCGGCAATATTACCTATAACGATACAAGTGGTGCCGGTGGCGACCCTTGGGGCTACAGTGATTACATGGCATCGACCCCTGATTGTTCTGGTGAGAGTAACTGTCGCATTGGATCTGGAGGTGTTGCAGATAGACGAATCTTACCAGTCCCAGTTGTTGATTGTTCTACGGCCTCTGGGGGGACTTCAAACGTTAAAGTGACTGCAATAGGTTGCTTCTTCTTATTACAACAAGCCCCAACCAATAATGGAAGTCATGAGGGGGTTTTTGGTGAGTTTATTGAAGACTGCACGGTAGATCATAGTAATTCAGGTCCCACCCCTGAAGATGAAGGACCTTATAGAATACAGCTCTATAAAGATCCATTAAGTACGGAGTCTTGA
- a CDS encoding TadE/TadG family type IV pilus assembly protein — protein MKTILRHKQNGLAAVEFIIVFPVLLLLLVGVIEIGNIMLEQNSLNKGVQNGARYAVTEVYGTSSYDQIADEDEIKNIVLYGQSSTGSHRILDALAVSDISVSHVNGYVTVSASYDYLPSFLVLPISNTSLAVTLNASSVMRTGP, from the coding sequence ATGAAAACGATACTTAGACATAAACAAAATGGATTAGCGGCTGTTGAATTTATTATCGTTTTTCCCGTGCTGTTACTACTATTAGTAGGAGTCATTGAAATCGGTAACATAATGTTGGAGCAAAATAGCTTAAATAAAGGGGTACAAAACGGAGCTCGATATGCGGTAACGGAAGTGTATGGGACCTCCTCTTATGATCAAATTGCCGATGAAGATGAGATCAAAAATATCGTGCTTTACGGACAATCTAGTACTGGCAGCCACCGAATTTTAGACGCTTTAGCGGTGAGTGATATCTCGGTTTCTCATGTCAATGGTTATGTTACGGTTTCGGCAAGTTATGACTATTTACCAAGCTTTTTAGTCTTACCAATATCCAATACCTCTTTAGCTGTCACATTGAACGCATCGTCAGTCATGAGGACAGGGCCATGA
- a CDS encoding TadE/TadG family type IV pilus assembly protein, whose translation MNSQRENQKGLAIIEFTVVSSALLLMLFGIISFGYYMFSLQMVNEITRKAARLASVCYVTDSADINTLVIDSNAPSDFTTSHLVIEYLDESGGVVTGDLEDEDTFTSIRFVRAKVDNYDYQFISLFNYLGNNGLVSVPSFETTLPAESLGVVRPNKNNTNGTKTDC comes from the coding sequence ATGAACAGTCAGCGAGAAAATCAAAAAGGGCTAGCGATTATTGAGTTTACTGTGGTGTCGAGTGCGTTGTTACTGATGTTATTTGGCATCATTTCGTTCGGTTATTACATGTTTTCTTTACAAATGGTGAACGAAATTACACGAAAAGCAGCGCGTTTAGCCAGTGTATGTTATGTCACGGATTCAGCGGATATTAACACTTTGGTTATTGACAGTAATGCACCTTCAGATTTCACCACAAGCCATTTAGTTATTGAGTACTTAGATGAATCTGGTGGTGTTGTTACTGGTGATTTAGAAGATGAAGATACATTTACATCAATAAGGTTTGTTAGAGCAAAAGTAGATAACTATGACTATCAGTTTATTTCCCTTTTCAACTATTTGGGAAACAACGGGCTGGTATCGGTACCTAGTTTTGAAACCACACTACCAGCAGAAAGTCTTGGGGTAGTTAGGCCAAATAAAAATAACACAAATGGAACCAAGACCGATTGCTAA
- a CDS encoding AAA family ATPase, translating to MGEAVKLTMQDDNQLRLKTNLCIWVLYSNDRFKLHMGQELEKCRNLTFEMISMYSLDVGSLKQLTPPDLIFVETGPNWAQKIVVLQEYEPPTSEYEASLVVFGDESDNGALKIALRIGAADFVSDRVVLSELFPLLKNVAEEKIASRNMGELFIFMNTKGGSGASTLALNTAMEIASYHKDEVLLLDLDMQFGVISDYLNVAPSYSISDAITNVADLDESSLSSMVTKHPSGLHMLSFGLENSNEDFDQAKNIGKLLPTLREFYPYLIVDLSRGIDKLFSSVISSASKVFLITQQNLVAVKNTTRISRALTFEYGITREQIELIVNRYEKRQSIKIKDIEQTINGVKVHMIPNDFKVAIESANLGKPFIESRKSSPITKSVVEFSHLISPPEESKKGWLKRLFS from the coding sequence ATGGGAGAAGCGGTGAAACTAACGATGCAAGATGATAACCAATTAAGGTTAAAAACGAATCTGTGCATATGGGTTTTGTATTCAAATGATCGTTTTAAACTTCACATGGGGCAAGAGCTTGAGAAGTGTCGAAATCTGACGTTCGAAATGATCTCCATGTATAGCTTAGATGTGGGGAGCTTAAAACAACTCACCCCTCCAGATTTAATTTTCGTGGAAACAGGGCCTAATTGGGCGCAGAAGATTGTGGTCTTACAAGAGTATGAGCCTCCAACATCGGAGTATGAAGCTTCTCTTGTGGTATTTGGTGATGAAAGCGATAACGGCGCATTAAAAATCGCCTTACGAATTGGAGCCGCCGATTTTGTTTCTGATCGAGTAGTACTCAGCGAACTCTTTCCATTGCTAAAAAACGTCGCGGAAGAAAAAATCGCGAGTCGTAATATGGGGGAGTTGTTCATTTTTATGAATACCAAAGGGGGCTCAGGGGCTTCAACCCTTGCATTAAATACTGCGATGGAGATAGCTAGTTATCATAAAGATGAGGTGCTACTTCTCGATTTAGATATGCAATTTGGCGTGATATCGGATTACCTAAATGTGGCTCCCTCTTATAGTATTTCAGATGCAATCACCAATGTCGCTGATTTAGATGAAAGCTCATTGAGCAGTATGGTTACAAAACACCCATCGGGGTTACATATGCTGAGTTTTGGTCTTGAAAACAGTAATGAAGATTTCGATCAAGCTAAAAATATTGGAAAGCTATTACCTACACTAAGGGAATTTTATCCTTATCTCATCGTGGACTTATCAAGAGGCATCGATAAGTTATTTTCCTCTGTGATCTCGTCAGCCAGTAAAGTATTCCTCATTACTCAGCAAAATCTAGTAGCTGTAAAAAATACGACTCGAATTAGTCGTGCACTAACGTTTGAATACGGCATAACACGAGAACAAATTGAGTTGATTGTTAATCGATATGAAAAACGCCAATCAATAAAAATCAAAGATATTGAGCAGACGATCAATGGGGTAAAAGTACATATGATTCCCAATGATTTTAAAGTTGCAATTGAAAGTGCAAACCTAGGCAAGCCGTTTATAGAGTCAAGGAAAAGCAGTCCAATTACTAAATCGGTCGTGGAGTTTTCACACTTAATATCACCGCCAGAAGAGTCCAAAAAAGGATGGCTGAAACGATTGTTTTCATAG
- a CDS encoding CpaF family protein: protein MFFKRKNINPDFQEKALSVDDSTVQDDSPVDFSNEHPENKVERKLREAEAKNKAVDEEKKILEHELEMKHYYHQRLLETLDLGLLSSLEKERARKDLHDAIVQLMADDKTHPMSAEGRKRVIQQIEDEVFGLGPLEPLLNDPTVSDILVNGPKNVFVERFGKLEKTPYTFLDDRHLRNIIDRIVSQVGRRIDEASPMVDARLLDGSRVNAIIPPLALDGPSVSIRRFAVDKLTMDNLLNFNSLSKPMARFVEAAVKGELNILISGGTGSGKTTTLNIFSGFIPSDDRIVTIEDSAELQLQQPHVVRLETRPANLEGKGEIGQRELVKNSLRMRPDRVVLGEVRGSEAVDMLAAMNTGHDGSLATIHANTPRDALSRVENMFSMAGWNISAKNLRSQIASAIHLVVQMERQEDGKRRMVSIQEINGMEGEIITMSEIFKFHRQGVDEDGNIIGYYTATGVVPSCHEQLTKRGLELPFELFNETY from the coding sequence ATGTTCTTTAAACGAAAAAATATAAATCCAGACTTTCAAGAGAAAGCGTTGTCAGTTGATGATTCTACGGTACAAGATGACAGCCCCGTTGATTTTTCTAATGAGCATCCGGAAAATAAAGTCGAAAGAAAACTGCGAGAAGCTGAAGCAAAAAATAAAGCGGTCGATGAGGAAAAAAAGATCCTCGAACATGAGTTGGAGATGAAGCACTACTATCATCAGCGCTTACTCGAGACCCTTGATTTGGGGCTGTTATCTAGCCTAGAAAAGGAGCGAGCACGCAAGGATCTTCATGACGCTATTGTTCAGTTAATGGCTGATGATAAAACCCATCCAATGAGTGCCGAAGGGCGTAAACGAGTTATTCAACAGATTGAAGATGAAGTGTTTGGGTTAGGTCCATTAGAGCCTCTTCTTAATGACCCAACAGTATCAGACATCTTAGTGAATGGACCGAAGAACGTATTTGTAGAGCGCTTTGGTAAATTAGAGAAAACCCCATATACCTTTTTAGATGATCGTCATTTAAGAAACATCATCGATAGAATTGTAAGCCAAGTTGGACGACGAATTGATGAAGCATCACCGATGGTTGATGCGCGTCTACTCGATGGTTCTCGTGTTAACGCCATTATCCCTCCCTTAGCTCTCGATGGCCCTTCTGTTTCTATTCGTCGTTTTGCAGTCGATAAGCTAACGATGGACAATTTATTAAATTTCAATTCGCTCTCTAAACCTATGGCTCGATTTGTCGAAGCGGCGGTAAAAGGGGAGCTTAATATTTTGATTTCTGGTGGTACGGGGTCGGGGAAAACGACCACATTGAATATTTTTTCAGGGTTCATTCCTAGCGATGATCGTATTGTCACAATAGAAGATTCAGCGGAACTACAACTGCAACAACCTCATGTGGTTCGTTTGGAAACGCGCCCAGCAAACCTGGAAGGAAAGGGGGAAATAGGGCAGCGTGAGCTGGTCAAAAACTCACTTCGTATGAGGCCCGATAGAGTCGTTCTTGGTGAGGTTAGGGGGAGTGAAGCCGTTGATATGCTGGCGGCAATGAATACCGGGCATGACGGTTCGTTGGCGACGATACATGCTAACACCCCACGAGATGCACTAAGTCGGGTTGAAAACATGTTCTCAATGGCTGGATGGAATATCTCAGCGAAGAATCTACGTTCCCAAATCGCTTCCGCGATCCACTTGGTTGTGCAGATGGAGCGTCAAGAAGATGGTAAACGGCGCATGGTGAGCATCCAAGAGATTAATGGAATGGAAGGCGAAATTATCACCATGTCTGAGATATTTAAATTTCACAGACAAGGGGTTGATGAAGACGGCAATATTATCGGTTATTACACCGCGACAGGTGTCGTCCCCTCTTGTCATGAACAGCTGACTAAGCGTGGTCTTGAGCTTCCATTTGAGCTGTTTAATGAAACCTATTAA
- a CDS encoding type II secretion system F family protein, which translates to MENDITFFLVLLFFAVVFISQALILPAAGSKAKHQELAKRLKETQSNLDEESRSLLQEHYLRSLTPLDRKLVKYSIFSSLKKSLELSGYDWSLSQTLAVTGLLSLSSLVFLLLIGQFWYVAVSAALGVWFIMHFILQKKISDRLAKFEEQLPDALDIIKRMLQAGQPVTQAFNEVGNEMPAPIGVEFKNTFNLLNYGYDMRLAIMQMADRTPTVSMLAFSSAVLLQKETGGNLSENLEKVSQVLRARFKLTRKIKTISAESRMSAWILVLSPFILFLGMSFINPVYLEPLYQDPRGIKLISIGVVSLFFGALWIRQIINFEV; encoded by the coding sequence ATGGAAAACGACATTACTTTCTTCCTCGTTCTGCTCTTTTTTGCTGTTGTGTTTATTTCTCAAGCGTTGATCTTGCCTGCGGCTGGGAGTAAAGCAAAGCACCAAGAGCTAGCCAAACGCTTGAAAGAGACACAATCCAATTTGGATGAAGAGAGTCGTTCACTATTGCAAGAGCACTACCTTCGAAGCTTAACTCCACTTGATCGTAAACTCGTGAAGTATTCGATATTTTCATCGTTAAAAAAATCATTAGAGCTTTCAGGTTATGACTGGTCATTGAGTCAAACCTTGGCCGTTACTGGGCTTCTGAGTTTATCATCACTCGTTTTTCTACTACTGATTGGTCAATTCTGGTATGTCGCGGTCTCTGCGGCTTTAGGTGTGTGGTTTATCATGCATTTTATCTTACAGAAAAAGATTTCCGATCGACTGGCTAAGTTTGAAGAACAACTCCCAGATGCGCTCGATATCATCAAGCGAATGTTGCAAGCGGGACAACCAGTGACACAAGCATTTAATGAAGTTGGGAATGAAATGCCAGCCCCAATTGGTGTCGAATTCAAGAATACCTTTAACCTTCTAAATTACGGTTATGACATGCGTCTGGCGATTATGCAGATGGCAGACAGGACCCCCACCGTCTCTATGCTCGCGTTTTCCAGTGCCGTGTTATTGCAGAAAGAGACTGGGGGGAATTTATCAGAAAACCTAGAGAAGGTGTCTCAGGTGTTAAGGGCGCGGTTTAAGCTGACTCGAAAAATTAAGACTATTTCCGCAGAGAGTAGAATGTCCGCTTGGATTTTGGTTCTGTCGCCTTTCATCTTATTTCTTGGAATGTCTTTTATTAACCCAGTTTATTTAGAGCCGTTATATCAAGATCCTCGAGGGATTAAATTAATTAGTATTGGCGTGGTGAGCCTGTTTTTTGGTGCGCTTTGGATCCGTCAAATAATCAACTTTGAGGTGTGA
- a CDS encoding type II secretion system F family protein, whose amino-acid sequence MDKILDLIVNFEINEETLFLGMILLSTSLLIVSISFIFMGTRSPIKRKLEIMQQEGGGAKPKRNQTFDNTLESLAPIISSRDVKEKESLRHKLMHAGFHDSNALTIFYAIKVFSMVIGFGGAAAFYFFLPDLGSLNLVMIVSVAVGLYLPNVALSHFVKKRQRRVRGGVPDALDLLVVCTESGLGFNAALRRVADELMISHPDFADELDTVCAKIKAGVEMSDAFEDLIERTGLSEITGLVNMLSHASRIGGSLSQTLRDYTEDFRDKRNQEVEEIAAKIPTKMIFPLLLFIWPCFFIVAIGPALISLSDSLGS is encoded by the coding sequence ATGGATAAGATTTTAGATCTCATTGTAAATTTTGAAATCAATGAAGAGACGCTTTTTCTCGGTATGATTTTGTTGTCAACATCACTTTTAATAGTGAGTATTAGCTTTATTTTTATGGGGACGCGTTCCCCAATTAAGCGAAAGTTAGAAATCATGCAACAAGAAGGGGGCGGCGCTAAACCTAAAAGAAATCAAACGTTTGATAATACGTTAGAGTCTTTAGCGCCCATAATTTCCTCTCGAGATGTGAAAGAGAAAGAGAGCCTTCGACATAAATTAATGCATGCCGGATTTCATGACAGTAATGCACTGACTATATTTTATGCCATTAAAGTCTTTTCGATGGTTATCGGCTTTGGTGGAGCCGCGGCTTTCTACTTTTTTTTACCTGATTTAGGAAGCCTCAACTTAGTGATGATCGTGAGCGTTGCTGTGGGTCTTTACCTGCCTAATGTTGCGCTTAGTCATTTTGTCAAAAAGCGCCAACGCCGTGTTCGTGGTGGTGTTCCTGACGCATTAGATTTGCTGGTGGTTTGTACCGAATCAGGTCTTGGCTTCAATGCTGCTTTAAGGAGGGTGGCTGATGAATTAATGATCTCCCACCCTGATTTTGCCGATGAGTTGGATACCGTTTGCGCCAAAATTAAAGCGGGGGTCGAGATGTCTGATGCTTTCGAGGATTTAATTGAGAGAACGGGATTAAGTGAGATTACTGGTTTGGTTAATATGCTTTCGCATGCCTCAAGGATTGGGGGGAGTCTATCTCAAACATTGCGAGATTATACTGAAGATTTTAGAGATAAGAGAAACCAAGAAGTAGAAGAAATTGCAGCAAAAATACCGACTAAGATGATATTTCCGCTGCTGTTGTTTATATGGCCATGTTTTTTCATTGTTGCTATTGGGCCTGCGTTGATTTCACTGTCTGATTCATTAGGCAGCTAG
- a CDS encoding tetratricopeptide repeat protein encodes MNNLWKTFFLVSSLFVLSGCASSEPEKPSFDSSLYEGRPIDTLTSDAAPLSEMEAIQRGDIALSNNNIDLALYEYIRALSFPDAQHQDKTLYTIGRIHQSRDNTVYAEKAFLASVEYNPNNVQVLEQLGSIYMKQGSVQQGKSYFYRALNADQVRLKNPNTLSDTVELVEIRQLQVDKDSPALAYMGLGIVADIEAQHEYAKVFYHKAIEVKPNSVKALLNLGYSYYMSGNYTSAKRYTMSALEKDPNNEKAQNNLALIYLGKGEIKRAINVFMRHMDAAEALNNVGYFLILQGKPDKAVPYLQQAIDKKPSYYPVANENLERALAEVRAITPDAAETSNALQ; translated from the coding sequence ATGAATAATTTATGGAAGACGTTCTTTTTAGTATCAAGTCTGTTCGTGCTATCAGGGTGTGCGAGTAGTGAGCCAGAAAAACCAAGTTTTGATAGTTCTCTTTATGAAGGACGCCCAATAGACACCTTAACATCGGATGCGGCGCCGCTGAGTGAAATGGAGGCGATTCAACGAGGTGATATTGCACTAAGTAATAATAATATTGATCTCGCCTTGTATGAATATATACGTGCCCTTTCATTTCCAGACGCTCAACACCAAGATAAAACTTTATACACCATAGGCCGAATCCACCAATCCAGGGATAATACGGTTTATGCAGAAAAAGCATTTCTCGCGTCTGTTGAGTACAATCCGAATAATGTTCAGGTACTGGAACAATTAGGATCAATTTACATGAAGCAGGGAAGTGTTCAGCAAGGAAAAAGTTATTTTTATCGGGCGCTTAATGCCGATCAGGTGAGGTTGAAAAATCCGAATACATTAAGTGATACCGTTGAGCTGGTAGAGATTAGGCAATTGCAAGTGGATAAGGATTCGCCAGCCTTAGCTTATATGGGATTAGGGATTGTTGCTGATATTGAGGCTCAACATGAATACGCAAAAGTTTTCTATCACAAGGCGATAGAGGTAAAGCCTAACTCGGTTAAAGCACTTTTGAATCTCGGTTACTCTTATTATATGAGTGGAAATTACACTTCGGCTAAACGCTATACCATGTCAGCACTGGAAAAAGATCCAAACAATGAAAAAGCACAAAATAATTTAGCGCTTATTTACTTAGGTAAAGGTGAAATTAAGCGGGCGATAAACGTTTTCATGCGCCATATGGATGCTGCTGAAGCGCTGAACAACGTGGGCTATTTTCTTATCCTTCAAGGAAAACCAGACAAAGCGGTGCCTTATTTGCAGCAGGCTATCGATAAGAAACCCTCTTATTATCCCGTCGCAAATGAAAACTTAGAGAGAGCGCTTGCCGAAGTTAGGGCTATTACGCCAGATGCGGCAGAGACATCCAATGCACTTCAGTAG
- the chrA gene encoding chromate efflux transporter — translation MFSIFKVFFGLGWISFGGPAAHIGYFRQTFVEKLNWLSDKDYAQIVALSQFLPGPGSSQVGFAIGYKKGGLSGACMAFLGFTLPSILIMLLLAVLSSQLTESPLFQNVVHGLKLLAVVVVADATWGMYKKFCQSRLSVTLCVITALGLLLIPSIGTQVSLLLLCGMVGAVKLQDRQTQPPSPHKISLIPLLLFALLLFGLPLISKAAPEIGLFSDFFQAGSLVFGGGHVVLPLLQNIVGDQLTQEAFLTGYATAQAVPGPMFTFATYIGYQLLPNTPIFGALLATLAVFLPGFLLLLSVLKNWQTLASNAFVSGVLNGINASVVGLLLSALYQPVFVSAVASGLDIAAVILGFYLLKQWKIPIVYLVLLFAVSGVGISHL, via the coding sequence ATGTTTTCTATCTTCAAAGTTTTCTTTGGATTAGGTTGGATCAGTTTTGGAGGTCCGGCTGCCCACATTGGATACTTCAGACAAACATTCGTTGAAAAATTAAATTGGCTAAGTGATAAAGATTATGCCCAGATAGTCGCTCTGAGCCAGTTTCTTCCCGGCCCGGGATCAAGCCAAGTAGGTTTTGCTATAGGCTATAAAAAAGGAGGATTAAGTGGAGCATGCATGGCTTTTCTTGGGTTTACACTTCCATCTATCTTGATCATGTTATTACTTGCGGTTCTAAGCAGTCAGTTAACGGAATCCCCTCTATTTCAAAATGTAGTACATGGATTAAAACTTCTCGCCGTCGTGGTCGTTGCCGATGCGACATGGGGAATGTACAAAAAATTTTGCCAATCACGCCTGTCTGTCACTCTATGCGTCATCACTGCTTTAGGTCTGCTGCTTATTCCTAGCATCGGTACTCAGGTATCTCTTTTATTGCTATGTGGCATGGTTGGAGCGGTCAAGCTACAAGACAGACAAACCCAGCCCCCAAGCCCACATAAAATATCACTGATTCCTCTTTTACTGTTTGCTCTTTTGCTCTTCGGGTTACCGCTCATAAGTAAGGCTGCACCTGAAATTGGGCTATTTTCAGACTTCTTTCAAGCGGGGAGTTTGGTCTTTGGTGGGGGCCATGTCGTTCTTCCACTACTGCAAAACATTGTTGGTGACCAATTAACTCAGGAAGCTTTTTTGACGGGCTATGCCACAGCTCAAGCGGTTCCAGGACCAATGTTTACTTTTGCTACCTATATTGGTTATCAATTACTGCCTAACACGCCTATTTTCGGGGCATTGCTGGCGACACTTGCGGTATTCCTTCCGGGCTTTTTACTGCTTCTTAGTGTATTAAAAAACTGGCAAACCCTAGCAAGTAACGCTTTCGTTTCGGGAGTGCTCAATGGAATTAACGCCTCCGTTGTAGGCTTACTTCTATCAGCACTCTACCAACCCGTTTTTGTCAGTGCTGTCGCTTCAGGTTTAGACATAGCCGCAGTGATCTTAGGCTTCTACTTACTGAAACAGTGGAAAATACCCATCGTCTATTTAGTGCTACTTTTCGCTGTATCTGGGGTGGGAATAAGCCACCTATAG
- a CDS encoding LysR family transcriptional regulator, giving the protein MGFDVVNLNWKNVDLNLLVAFSQLYQSRSVSAAAEKSYVSQSAMSHSLSRLRLLFSDPLFERKGHSMAPTDRAHEIAPIIETILTQVQTDLLLTNHFSPSQYSGVCRIGLTDYAELIFAPAIYDAIRQSAPDAQVSFINVSRHNYIEAFDKDRLDLMVGSITRLDDQFEAQKLYTEKHVCLYDPAQYHFGSELTLQEFIDAEHALISPDGILETQSDQRLKALGVSRFIPVASRSFLTVRRLIQNRKLIATVPRLMAQADMLNDNLTTALPPISIDDFDISMIWNKARASDEKQIWLQSLVLGVFDSFE; this is encoded by the coding sequence ATGGGATTTGATGTGGTTAACTTGAATTGGAAAAATGTGGATTTAAACTTACTGGTTGCTTTTTCTCAGCTATATCAGAGTCGGAGTGTGAGCGCGGCCGCTGAAAAAAGTTATGTTAGCCAATCAGCGATGAGCCACAGTTTATCTCGATTGCGTTTACTGTTTAGCGACCCACTTTTTGAACGTAAAGGCCACAGCATGGCACCGACAGATCGTGCTCACGAAATCGCTCCGATCATAGAAACGATCCTCACTCAAGTTCAAACCGATCTATTATTGACCAACCATTTTTCGCCAAGTCAGTACTCTGGAGTATGTCGAATTGGTTTAACTGACTACGCTGAATTGATCTTTGCGCCAGCGATTTATGATGCGATTCGCCAATCCGCTCCTGATGCTCAAGTCAGCTTTATTAATGTCTCTCGTCACAACTATATTGAGGCTTTTGATAAGGATCGGCTGGATCTTATGGTTGGGAGTATTACGCGATTAGACGATCAATTTGAAGCTCAAAAATTATACACAGAAAAGCATGTATGCTTGTACGATCCCGCCCAGTATCATTTTGGTTCAGAACTCACACTACAAGAGTTTATTGATGCCGAGCATGCGTTAATTAGTCCTGATGGCATACTTGAAACGCAAAGTGACCAAAGATTAAAAGCATTAGGTGTATCGCGGTTCATACCCGTTGCGTCACGCAGCTTTTTGACCGTAAGACGCTTAATTCAGAATCGGAAATTGATTGCGACAGTCCCAAGATTGATGGCTCAGGCTGATATGCTCAATGATAACTTGACCACGGCATTGCCTCCAATCTCGATAGATGACTTTGATATATCAATGATTTGGAATAAGGCCAGAGCGAGTGATGAGAAGCAAATTTGGCTTCAATCTTTAGTGTTGGGTGTTTTTGATTCATTTGAATAA